The Natrarchaeobius halalkaliphilus genomic sequence CCTCTTCGGAAGAAGATACGGAGACCCACGACGGTGAGCGGTTTTCGATCTCCGTAACCGCGGAGAACCCCGAGGCGCTCCTGTTCGATTACCTCGACCAGGTGATCTACCTCCGTGACGTTCGCGTCGAGTTACCGGTCGACCACCGGGTCGATCGGATCGAAACGGCCGCCGGCGATCGCAACGATCAACGCTGGGTGCTCGAGGCCAGCGCACGGGGAATTCCGCTCTCGAAGATCGTCGCCCGCGACGTCAAGGCGGTCACGTATTCGGAGATGAGTCTCGAGCAGGTCGAAGACGGGTGGGAGGCGTACGTCGTTTTCGACGTGTGATACGGATTACTGTAACGATTTACCGGCGTACCCGCGGCCCGGGCGGCGGGTGCGCCGGCAATGATTTACAGTAAACCGTA encodes the following:
- a CDS encoding archease, translated to MSYELRDHTADIAVAATGGSLEAVFAATADGLTAASSEEDTETHDGERFSISVTAENPEALLFDYLDQVIYLRDVRVELPVDHRVDRIETAAGDRNDQRWVLEASARGIPLSKIVARDVKAVTYSEMSLEQVEDGWEAYVVFDV